The following coding sequences lie in one Arachis hypogaea cultivar Tifrunner chromosome 4, arahy.Tifrunner.gnm2.J5K5, whole genome shotgun sequence genomic window:
- the LOC112797240 gene encoding thioredoxin H-type isoform X2, whose product MGNCLDKDESTDTHSDQHVELASGNVKLISSSEAWEQKLEEATRDGKTVILNFSATWCGPCKMIAPYYCELSEKFTSIVFLIVDVDELSDFAATWDIKATPTFFFFQNGQQVDKLVGANKPELQKKIAAITDSVPKWQ is encoded by the exons GATGAATCTACGGATACACATTCTGATCAACACGTGGAGTTAGCTTCTGGAAATGTGAAACTTATTAGCAGCTCCGAAGCTTGGGAGCAAAAGTTGGAAGAAGCAACAAGAGATGGCAAAACT GTGATCCTGAATTTCAGTGCTACTTGGTGTGGTCCTTGTAAAATGATTGCGCCGTATTACTGCGAGTTATCTGAGAAATTCACATCGATAGTGTTCTTAATAGTCGATGTGGATGAACTAAGC GACTTCGCCGCTACATGGGACATCAAAGCCACGCcaactttcttcttttttcaaaacGGACAACAAGTTGACAAACTTGTAGGAGCAAACAAGCCAGAGCTGCAGAAGAAGATTGCTGCCATTACCGACTCGGTTCCAAAGTGGCAGTAA